A stretch of the Archangium violaceum genome encodes the following:
- a CDS encoding ceramidase produces MSSLKMGFWGANTATVDWCETNYQHSHYICELFNSASSLAMVFAGVLGIALHRRVLERRFLLAFAMVSVVGLGSIAFHATLLFQHQMLDELPMLYLALLMVYILVENRPERRFGIGFPLALLGYAVLSTYLSAFTRGRLQFFLFQASFALLEFFALARVYLIHRRGQDVMARRVFQLGVGSYGLAIVLWLSDIHLCSTLNETLPAYGIPNPQFHAWWHVFVSCGFYALLIVIAHDRLKTLGQAPRLSFVAGVIPFVRSAEPDVAVSPEQGVGGVV; encoded by the coding sequence ATGTCGTCACTCAAGATGGGATTCTGGGGCGCGAACACCGCCACGGTGGACTGGTGCGAGACGAACTACCAGCACTCCCACTACATCTGCGAGCTGTTCAATTCGGCCTCCAGCCTGGCCATGGTGTTCGCGGGCGTGCTCGGTATCGCCCTCCATCGCCGCGTCCTGGAGCGCCGGTTCCTGCTCGCGTTCGCGATGGTGTCGGTGGTCGGGCTGGGGAGCATCGCGTTCCACGCGACCCTCCTCTTCCAGCATCAGATGCTGGATGAGCTCCCGATGCTCTACCTGGCCCTCCTGATGGTCTACATCCTGGTGGAGAACCGTCCCGAGCGACGGTTCGGGATCGGATTCCCACTCGCCCTGCTCGGCTACGCGGTGCTCTCGACCTATCTCTCGGCCTTCACGCGGGGGCGCCTCCAGTTCTTCCTCTTCCAGGCGAGCTTCGCGCTGCTCGAGTTCTTCGCCCTCGCACGCGTCTACCTCATCCATCGCCGCGGCCAGGACGTGATGGCGAGACGCGTCTTCCAGCTCGGCGTCGGCTCATATGGGCTCGCGATCGTGCTGTGGCTGAGCGACATCCACCTCTGCTCCACGCTCAATGAAACGCTTCCCGCGTATGGAATCCCCAATCCCCAGTTCCACGCGTGGTGGCACGTCTTCGTGTCCTGCGGGTTCTACGCGCTCCTGATCGTCATCGCCCACGATCGGCTGAAGACGCTCGGACAGGCCCCTCGGCTGAGCTTCGTCGCTGGAGTGATTCCGTTCGTGCGGAGCGCCGAGCCGGATGTCGCGGTGAGCCCGGAGCAGGGTGTTGGAGGAGTCGTATAG